A single genomic interval of Spirosoma linguale DSM 74 harbors:
- a CDS encoding 3-hydroxyacyl-CoA dehydrogenase NAD-binding protein (PFAM: 3-hydroxyacyl-CoA dehydrogenase NAD-binding; Enoyl-CoA hydratase/isomerase; 3-hydroxyacyl-CoA dehydrogenase domain protein~KEGG: pla:Plav_0465 3-hydroxyacyl-CoA dehydrogenase NAD-binding): protein MINYTVDQQIAIISWAMTSSPMNVLNDESIPEFEAALQRAFTDESVKGLIITSAKPEFVAGADLKMILRANDKPPAEMLKVSSELNRVFRSIETSGKPTVAAINGTALGGGYEICLACHHRVALNNPKTVIGLVEVTIGLLPGAGGTQRLPRMIGIQAALPLILEGRKVSVQEAKNLGMIDDIADTPDEMMAQARAWIDANGTSAGQKPLKPWDEIDRKTGKIVGKDNFKVPGGNVQSPVGAQTFAAGTAMLMDKTKGNYPAPLEIMACVYEGLQVNIDRALMIEARHFVKVATSKVAKNLIQTMFLGMNEANKGASRPKDYPKTDVKKLGILGAGMMGAGIAYVSAQTGIEVILKDVSVEAAEKGKDYSRNLLKKGVERGKVDPAKVDGILNLIKPTADVQDLQGCDLIIEAVFENRELKAQVTREAEPMLAENGLGVFGSNTSTLPISGLAQASGKPENFIGIHFFSPVDKMMLVEIIMGQQTSDYALAVAIDFTRKIRKTPIVVNDARGFYTSRCFSTYSSEGMELLKEGVNPILIENAGKDAGMPVGPLAVTDEVALDLVYKITGQGIKDGAVREDDTSYQVARTFVELGRTGKKAKAGFYDYQDDRSKKLWPGLQDLFPQAEQQPTLDEVKTRLLYRQAIEAVRCFEENVVRTKLDADLGSILAWGFPAYTGGAVSFVDFVGVDTFVKTLDRLADQYGDRFLPTAALRERAQV, encoded by the coding sequence ATGATAAACTACACTGTCGACCAGCAGATTGCTATCATTTCGTGGGCGATGACCTCCTCTCCCATGAACGTTCTTAACGACGAATCGATCCCGGAATTTGAAGCCGCCCTCCAACGTGCCTTTACTGATGAGTCGGTGAAGGGCCTGATTATTACCTCTGCCAAGCCTGAATTCGTAGCCGGTGCCGACCTCAAAATGATCCTGCGCGCTAACGATAAGCCTCCCGCCGAGATGCTGAAGGTCTCATCGGAGTTGAACCGGGTGTTCCGGAGCATCGAAACGTCGGGCAAGCCTACCGTTGCCGCCATCAACGGTACGGCGCTGGGGGGCGGTTACGAAATCTGTCTGGCCTGCCACCACCGCGTGGCTCTCAATAATCCAAAAACAGTTATCGGTCTGGTTGAAGTAACAATCGGTTTGCTTCCGGGCGCGGGGGGCACCCAGCGGCTCCCCCGTATGATTGGTATTCAGGCCGCTTTACCGCTTATTCTGGAAGGTCGGAAAGTGAGCGTTCAGGAAGCCAAAAACCTCGGTATGATCGACGACATTGCCGACACACCCGACGAGATGATGGCCCAAGCCCGCGCCTGGATCGACGCCAACGGAACGTCTGCCGGGCAAAAACCCCTGAAGCCCTGGGACGAGATTGATCGGAAGACGGGGAAGATCGTTGGGAAAGACAACTTTAAGGTGCCGGGCGGCAACGTCCAAAGCCCCGTTGGTGCCCAGACGTTTGCGGCTGGAACGGCCATGCTCATGGATAAAACCAAGGGTAACTACCCCGCCCCCCTCGAAATCATGGCTTGTGTGTACGAGGGTCTGCAAGTCAATATCGACCGGGCACTAATGATCGAAGCGCGGCATTTTGTGAAGGTGGCGACCTCAAAAGTGGCGAAGAACCTCATCCAGACGATGTTTCTGGGTATGAACGAAGCCAACAAGGGAGCCAGCCGTCCGAAAGATTACCCAAAAACTGACGTAAAGAAGCTGGGGATTCTCGGTGCGGGCATGATGGGCGCGGGCATCGCTTATGTATCCGCTCAGACCGGCATTGAGGTTATCCTGAAAGACGTATCGGTCGAAGCGGCCGAAAAAGGCAAAGACTATTCCCGAAACCTGCTTAAAAAAGGCGTTGAACGCGGCAAAGTCGACCCGGCGAAAGTAGACGGCATCCTGAACCTGATCAAACCCACTGCCGATGTGCAGGACTTGCAGGGTTGCGACCTCATTATTGAAGCCGTCTTTGAAAACCGGGAGTTGAAAGCGCAGGTAACCCGGGAAGCCGAACCCATGCTGGCAGAGAACGGGCTGGGTGTCTTCGGTTCCAACACTTCCACCCTGCCCATTAGCGGACTGGCGCAGGCATCGGGCAAGCCGGAGAACTTTATTGGCATTCACTTCTTCTCGCCCGTTGATAAGATGATGCTTGTGGAGATTATCATGGGCCAACAAACGTCGGATTATGCGCTGGCCGTCGCCATCGATTTCACCCGCAAGATTCGAAAAACACCAATCGTTGTCAATGATGCCCGAGGCTTTTACACCTCCCGCTGTTTCAGTACGTATTCATCGGAAGGAATGGAATTACTGAAAGAGGGAGTCAACCCCATTCTGATCGAGAATGCCGGAAAAGACGCCGGAATGCCCGTTGGCCCACTCGCCGTTACGGACGAAGTTGCCCTGGATCTGGTCTATAAAATTACCGGACAGGGAATTAAAGACGGGGCCGTTCGCGAAGACGACACCAGTTACCAGGTTGCCAGGACGTTCGTTGAACTGGGCCGAACCGGTAAAAAGGCCAAAGCCGGGTTTTACGATTATCAGGATGACCGAAGCAAGAAGTTATGGCCGGGTTTGCAGGACCTGTTCCCACAGGCCGAGCAGCAGCCTACACTCGATGAAGTAAAAACGCGTTTGCTCTACCGGCAGGCCATCGAAGCTGTCCGCTGCTTCGAAGAAAACGTGGTACGGACAAAGCTAGATGCTGATCTCGGTTCCATTCTGGCCTGGGGTTTCCCGGCTTATACGGGTGGGGCCGTATCGTTTGTGGATTTCGTGGGTGTCGATACGTTCGTTAAAACGCTGGACCGCCTAGCCGATCAGTACGGTGATCGGTTCCTCCCAACGGCGGCCCTGCGCGAACGGGCACAAGTATAA
- a CDS encoding acetyl-CoA acetyltransferase (KEGG: aci:ACIAD2988 acetyl-CoA acetyltransferase~TIGRFAM: acetyl-CoA acetyltransferase~PFAM: Thiolase): MAEAFIYDAVRTPRGRGKSDGSLHDVQPIQLLTSVLRELRDRNQLDTTLVDDVIMGCVTPIGEQGADIARTAALEAGYDESVAGVQLNRFCSSGLEAINMAAAYVMSGQVDAIVAGGVESMSRVPMGSDGGAIFMNPQIVARHNIVPQGISADLIATKYGYSRSDVDTFAAESYRRAVAAQADNCFHKTLVPLKDEIGMTLLDRDEGVRPGTTVESLGKLKPAFEAMGQMGLDALALLKYAQYDKINHVHHAGNSSQIVDGAAGVLVGSREFGEKSGLKPRARIKAFAIVGSEPTIMLTGPVPATRKVLKRASMSIGDIDLFEVNEAFAAVPLLFMEEFGVDHSKLNVNGGAIALGHPLGATGAIISATLIDELERSGKQFGLSTLCIGGGMGIATIFERVN, encoded by the coding sequence ATGGCAGAAGCCTTCATTTATGATGCCGTTCGTACACCCCGTGGCCGGGGGAAAAGCGACGGTTCGCTGCATGATGTGCAGCCTATCCAGCTCCTTACCAGCGTCTTACGCGAACTCCGCGACCGCAACCAACTCGATACCACGCTCGTAGACGATGTAATCATGGGTTGCGTAACGCCCATTGGCGAGCAAGGCGCCGACATTGCCCGCACAGCCGCTCTGGAAGCCGGTTACGACGAATCGGTGGCGGGGGTGCAGCTCAACCGCTTTTGCTCGTCGGGGCTCGAAGCAATCAACATGGCGGCTGCCTATGTGATGTCTGGCCAGGTCGACGCTATCGTGGCTGGGGGTGTCGAATCGATGTCGCGGGTACCGATGGGTTCCGACGGTGGGGCTATCTTCATGAATCCGCAGATTGTGGCGCGGCACAACATAGTCCCTCAAGGTATTTCAGCCGATTTGATTGCGACGAAATACGGTTACTCCCGCTCAGATGTGGATACGTTTGCCGCTGAGTCGTATCGCCGGGCGGTGGCCGCACAGGCGGATAATTGCTTTCATAAAACCCTTGTCCCGCTTAAAGATGAGATCGGTATGACGCTCCTCGACCGTGACGAAGGGGTACGACCCGGCACGACCGTCGAGAGTCTGGGGAAACTCAAACCCGCTTTCGAAGCGATGGGCCAAATGGGTTTAGATGCTCTTGCGTTGCTTAAATACGCCCAATATGACAAAATCAACCACGTCCACCATGCGGGCAATTCCTCACAGATTGTCGACGGAGCCGCCGGGGTGCTGGTTGGTAGCCGTGAGTTTGGCGAAAAGTCGGGTTTGAAACCCCGCGCCCGCATTAAGGCCTTCGCCATCGTCGGTTCAGAACCAACCATTATGCTGACGGGGCCGGTGCCCGCCACGCGTAAAGTGCTGAAACGGGCTAGTATGAGCATTGGAGATATCGATTTGTTCGAAGTAAACGAAGCATTTGCTGCCGTGCCCCTGCTCTTCATGGAGGAATTCGGCGTGGATCACAGCAAGCTGAATGTGAATGGAGGAGCCATTGCGCTGGGCCACCCGCTGGGGGCTACGGGTGCTATTATCTCGGCTACGCTGATTGATGAACTGGAACGTTCGGGGAAACAATTCGGCCTGTCGACGCTGTGTATTGGGGGCGGCATGGGGATTGCCACCATTTTCGAACGGGTTAATTAA
- a CDS encoding hypothetical protein (KEGG: hypothetical protein): MPPFRHQDSILATKSPFFYRQIRTPMFSKRLLSTLLTLGSLYSAQAQDPGVGGFIVSTPLATNAAGTVKVNVLNGSSTPIPQANNATWTINLPPNIGVTGNSISPTAANITTTVGTYSPVTGTIVTLVSNLGAVPGNANYTLTLNVIGVAPGTDAPISINAASSPPVGTNISGNDNASTTITVTGPLPVGLVTFTAQAQPNKSVSLAWTTAWETSNKGFRIERSKDLMTFETVGEVTEVAPASNGLTKYHLTDLTPFMGSSYYRLTQTDLSGKATVYPAISVVIREEAYGVFPNPVVSEGSFMLRLDEPQTAILGFYSSQGCALPLQKTGFQAGNLLLKTNSPLPAGIYLLTVQERGQTRQHRLVVQ; encoded by the coding sequence ATGCCCCCATTTCGTCACCAGGACAGCATCCTGGCAACGAAATCACCATTTTTTTACCGTCAAATCCGTACCCCTATGTTCTCTAAACGTTTACTCAGTACCCTGCTCACCCTTGGTAGCCTCTACTCCGCTCAGGCCCAGGACCCCGGCGTCGGCGGCTTCATCGTCTCCACGCCCCTGGCCACCAATGCCGCCGGTACCGTCAAGGTCAATGTGCTCAACGGCTCCTCCACCCCCATCCCCCAGGCCAACAACGCCACCTGGACCATCAACCTGCCCCCCAACATCGGCGTCACCGGCAACAGCATCAGCCCCACGGCCGCCAACATCACCACTACGGTGGGCACCTACAGCCCAGTCACCGGCACCATCGTCACCCTGGTCAGCAATCTGGGGGCCGTGCCCGGCAATGCCAACTACACCCTGACGCTCAACGTTATCGGCGTGGCACCCGGCACCGATGCACCCATCAGCATCAATGCGGCCTCCAGCCCCCCCGTGGGCACCAACATCAGCGGCAACGACAATGCCAGCACCACTATCACCGTCACCGGGCCTCTGCCCGTGGGGCTAGTAACCTTCACCGCCCAGGCCCAGCCCAACAAAAGCGTCTCCCTGGCCTGGACCACCGCCTGGGAAACCAGCAACAAAGGCTTCCGCATCGAGCGCAGCAAGGACCTGATGACCTTCGAGACCGTGGGCGAAGTGACCGAAGTGGCTCCCGCCAGCAACGGCCTCACCAAGTACCACCTCACCGACTTGACCCCTTTTATGGGCAGTTCCTACTACCGGCTCACCCAAACCGACCTCTCGGGCAAAGCTACCGTTTACCCCGCCATTTCGGTGGTGATTCGCGAGGAGGCCTATGGAGTATTCCCCAACCCGGTGGTCAGCGAGGGGAGCTTTATGCTGCGGCTGGATGAACCCCAAACCGCCATTCTAGGCTTCTACAGCTCCCAGGGATGCGCCCTGCCGTTGCAGAAAACGGGCTTTCAGGCCGGTAACCTGCTTTTAAAAACTAACAGCCCCTTGCCCGCCGGGATCTACCTGCTCACGGTCCAGGAGCGGGGACAAACCCGTCAGCATCGATTGGTAGTCCAATAA
- a CDS encoding hypothetical protein (KEGG: eum:ECUMN_0527 adhesin for cattle intestine colonization) codes for MKFIILISWLLSSVVLSPAVANSTPRSHSAKAPAALVTFTVSPNSATYTVGQSVTVTVTGGTAGHLYGVQFYDGDPNTTGNLIDLNVRSKSNGGAGNTQTWLTGQQTVWFVVQFANGTDGTGRVLEVVDSDPIASTDKFYDTDPLTIFPKPTLVLTLSPSLSTYTVGQNITATLTGGIVGEDYGIQLYNGTPSDLTNISQYLNANNGMGGSNLIRWQGGQTSASFTISFDAGSVGSGRIVEVSNLDFDHLVDSAPFAVSLPQATVDLTPSLTLPQANFAATGTEAIRNFTLSLVETGGQPTASGAAVITITIPLGYAITFNNAATSINVTGGTTTTVNNANWNLTSSAELQLTLTMKPGQSIGASGQSTLGFTITRSGASKGSANITVNVNDDTGQTYDVNTANNIFARVINAL; via the coding sequence ATGAAATTTATTATCCTGATTAGCTGGCTCCTTAGTTCGGTAGTTCTCTCGCCCGCAGTAGCCAATAGTACTCCCCGTTCCCATTCGGCAAAGGCACCAGCCGCATTGGTAACATTTACGGTCTCACCCAATTCAGCCACTTATACGGTTGGGCAAAGTGTAACGGTAACGGTGACGGGTGGAACAGCTGGTCATCTGTACGGCGTACAGTTCTACGATGGTGATCCAAATACAACAGGCAATCTGATCGACCTGAATGTTCGATCCAAAAGTAACGGAGGAGCAGGGAATACACAAACCTGGCTGACGGGGCAGCAAACCGTCTGGTTTGTAGTCCAGTTTGCTAATGGAACAGACGGGACGGGGCGCGTGTTGGAGGTCGTCGACTCCGATCCGATTGCATCCACCGATAAATTTTACGACACAGACCCCTTGACCATTTTTCCGAAGCCAACACTGGTCCTCACGCTATCGCCCAGCTTGTCGACCTATACGGTTGGCCAAAACATTACCGCTACCCTGACCGGGGGCATTGTCGGCGAAGACTACGGGATTCAACTGTACAACGGCACCCCTTCCGATCTTACGAATATATCGCAGTATCTGAACGCCAATAATGGTATGGGGGGGTCAAACCTCATCCGCTGGCAAGGTGGACAAACCTCGGCCTCGTTCACGATCAGTTTCGACGCGGGATCGGTTGGTAGCGGACGGATTGTGGAGGTGAGTAATCTGGATTTCGATCACCTAGTGGACAGTGCCCCTTTTGCAGTAAGTCTGCCCCAGGCCACCGTCGACCTCACCCCCTCGCTTACCCTGCCCCAGGCCAACTTTGCTGCCACCGGCACCGAGGCCATCCGTAACTTCACCCTGAGCCTAGTCGAAACCGGTGGGCAACCCACCGCCAGCGGAGCCGCCGTGATCACCATCACCATTCCACTAGGCTATGCGATTACCTTCAATAATGCCGCCACCAGTATCAATGTCACCGGTGGAACTACCACAACGGTCAATAACGCCAACTGGAATCTGACCTCTTCCGCCGAGTTGCAACTCACCCTGACCATGAAGCCGGGACAAAGCATTGGGGCCAGTGGACAGTCAACCCTGGGCTTCACCATCACCCGCTCAGGAGCCAGTAAGGGTAGCGCCAACATCACCGTCAATGTCAACGATGATACGGGCCAGACCTACGATGTCAACACGGCCAACAACATTTTCGCCCGCGTCATTAACGCCCTGTAA
- a CDS encoding hypothetical protein (KEGG: CH211-217K17.8; hypothetical LOC798921) has protein sequence MKHVLYTPNLKRRHKLPDFVSALVSFLALWCFTSTAHAQTIPNSITASGACFTSSSFVLPRNQVDAGPLYNGKPYYSQTGINVTTVGSGAISGAVGVFIYFNPALATVGAAWVVNLGGQPYLYQSANAASALPPATDWIAFPTGNGRSGACTGANAFFIDYGSTSTPTITAGTATGTITATQGTASAPPNIQQFTVSGSALTGNIIATAPTNFEISTASGSGYAASLTLTQASGIVNNTTVYVRSAASAPASSISGNVSLTSTGAATQTVAVAGNISAPTPTITASTATGTITACQGTASVSPAVQSFVVSGSSLTGDIVALAPTNFQISTASGSGFGASLTLTQSGGTLANTTIYVRSAASAPASSISGNVGLTSAGATAKNVAVTGIITMLPSISISPSSPTITQGSTTILTASTANSYLWSSNAGSAITASVTVNASGTYSVTGTTSGCSGTATAEVTVTAGGSSLTATNFRSLVLGPGNCPGKVLFDGTGKIFTVSGPGGYTGAPFFRTVVTKTDLAFSNITQSGLYTVVVTGTSGQAPATFTFTVTGSCP, from the coding sequence ATGAAGCACGTTTTATATACGCCTAACCTTAAAAGGCGGCACAAATTACCGGACTTTGTTTCCGCGCTTGTCTCTTTCCTGGCCTTATGGTGTTTTACTTCGACTGCTCATGCCCAAACGATACCCAATTCCATTACGGCTTCAGGGGCCTGCTTCACCAGTTCCTCTTTTGTGCTGCCCCGAAATCAGGTTGACGCTGGTCCTTTGTATAACGGAAAACCGTATTACAGCCAAACGGGTATCAATGTGACAACGGTCGGTTCAGGGGCAATTAGCGGGGCAGTTGGTGTGTTTATATATTTTAACCCTGCTCTAGCGACCGTTGGGGCGGCCTGGGTAGTGAATTTGGGGGGCCAGCCTTATCTGTATCAGAGTGCGAACGCTGCTTCGGCATTGCCGCCTGCTACAGACTGGATTGCCTTTCCGACTGGCAACGGACGGTCGGGTGCCTGCACTGGAGCGAATGCATTTTTCATTGATTATGGCAGCACCTCAACCCCCACCATCACAGCAGGTACGGCTACGGGTACCATCACGGCTACACAGGGAACGGCTTCGGCACCACCTAATATTCAGCAGTTTACCGTATCGGGTTCGGCCTTGACGGGCAATATCATAGCCACTGCCCCCACCAACTTCGAGATTTCGACCGCGTCGGGTAGTGGCTATGCCGCATCGCTCACGCTGACCCAGGCCAGCGGCATAGTGAACAACACCACGGTCTATGTGCGGTCGGCGGCATCGGCACCCGCCAGTAGCATTTCGGGCAACGTGAGTCTCACCTCAACCGGGGCCGCCACCCAAACGGTAGCTGTGGCCGGAAACATCAGTGCACCTACGCCTACCATAACAGCTAGTACGGCTACAGGCACCATCACGGCCTGTCAGGGAACAGCTTCGGTTTCACCTGCTGTGCAGTCGTTTGTCGTCTCTGGCTCATCGCTTACAGGCGACATTGTTGCTTTGGCGCCCACTAATTTCCAGATTTCGACTGCTTCGGGTAGTGGTTTCGGAGCATCGCTGACCTTAACCCAATCGGGCGGCACGTTGGCCAACACTACAATTTACGTACGGTCGGCGGCATCGGCACCCGCCAGTAGCATTTCGGGCAACGTGGGTCTCACCTCAGCCGGGGCCACGGCGAAAAACGTGGCCGTAACGGGAATCATAACGATGCTGCCCAGCATAAGCATCTCGCCATCGTCGCCAACCATTACACAGGGTAGTACCACTATACTCACGGCCAGTACCGCAAACTCGTATTTGTGGTCGAGCAATGCAGGCAGTGCCATAACTGCCTCGGTAACGGTGAATGCCAGCGGAACTTATTCGGTGACGGGAACCACCAGTGGCTGCTCGGGTACGGCCACGGCTGAAGTAACGGTAACAGCAGGAGGATCGTCGCTGACGGCCACTAACTTCCGTTCGCTGGTATTGGGTCCTGGCAACTGCCCCGGTAAAGTGCTTTTCGACGGGACGGGTAAAATCTTCACCGTCAGTGGTCCAGGCGGCTACACAGGTGCTCCATTCTTCCGTACTGTGGTTACGAAAACGGACCTGGCCTTCAGCAACATCACTCAGTCTGGCCTGTACACGGTTGTAGTTACCGGCACATCAGGGCAGGCCCCCGCAACGTTCACCTTCACCGTAACAGGCAGCTGCCCGTAA
- a CDS encoding hypothetical protein (KEGG: mno:Mnod_3513 hypothetical protein), translated as MSKTASTELRYNPFYAVRVGSTIDGNTSQFFPTVIADTDASDKPVAITTLSAEKDMRTSMTGESSYVYNDQMNQGSLGVAGSYGVSGVSKVSAAVSVYAGKSSASSSSSINLNYNVQLLAGVEYIDFDRLSPETLLNALKNGPRYRALAALTKFLDVKKAIQNRNLVEALKDPAQKEEIERVLAGWHNARENFFKQDGDGLVVGVMWGGLGTVSLQIDNTSGQSNWKYGGRGNFSYAGINGSVSVEAAYDGSQQRKNTDVKVSCSSVAMGGCISQQIADWEKKFTNLGFDKLADAKLLDSAPGIDTLNTTPTAPAFVEPTKDKGIAARIEAIRDLNGLEAFAIASAYDKASKDPKNKDLTLAQFIDQTKKPADTRAVDELTSNAANNDIDVLTTSGLEAGLEEESLLPPDDISEPALTRTADDFTVLGVWIANWADLFPWLATGYLNEVSTVEAAQQILAKQCMIQDLLTLTRLYRTLASTGLKYEQLGITAPFDQIANSFSQEYSWLKDNLDKNNAVRQSYGQLGIQARAIYGFWNTYGFLRGAELGLGLMLDDKSLTTTISKQEVADDFICQTYTLESCTFVTDTKTNYSGFASFLKLLPFITPDGKVYVFGPANMLVSEVTDEGIVLSKNPAKAMAFTADTTNKLLTNGNLKLYPIPFSGAEGVREWMGQSVSTNLASSITLKKRLNNVKDQLTELSTYSFSSDNWNNDANAQAPYSIRLIKTQYVGLMEAAQSVFNGKPHP; from the coding sequence ATGAGTAAAACAGCAAGCACCGAGCTCCGGTACAATCCGTTTTATGCGGTACGGGTCGGTTCAACCATTGACGGTAACACAAGCCAGTTTTTTCCGACGGTGATTGCAGATACGGATGCCAGTGACAAACCGGTTGCCATTACGACGCTTAGTGCAGAGAAAGATATGCGTACCTCGATGACGGGCGAGAGTTCATACGTCTATAACGACCAGATGAATCAGGGTTCATTGGGCGTGGCCGGTTCATACGGGGTGTCGGGAGTCAGCAAAGTATCGGCGGCAGTGAGTGTATATGCCGGCAAATCGTCGGCGAGCAGTAGCTCGTCCATTAATCTGAACTATAACGTACAGTTGCTGGCCGGGGTCGAATACATTGATTTTGACAGATTAAGCCCCGAAACTCTGCTCAATGCTCTTAAAAATGGACCGAGATACCGCGCACTGGCTGCGCTAACAAAATTTTTGGACGTAAAGAAGGCGATCCAGAACCGTAATCTGGTGGAAGCTCTCAAAGACCCCGCCCAGAAAGAAGAAATCGAGCGGGTACTGGCGGGTTGGCATAATGCTAGGGAGAATTTTTTCAAACAAGACGGCGACGGGCTGGTCGTGGGCGTAATGTGGGGCGGGTTAGGTACGGTTTCGCTGCAAATCGATAACACCAGCGGCCAGAGCAACTGGAAATACGGCGGCAGGGGCAATTTCAGCTACGCCGGCATAAATGGTTCGGTTTCTGTGGAAGCGGCCTACGATGGCAGCCAGCAAAGAAAAAATACAGATGTGAAAGTCAGTTGCTCATCGGTTGCAATGGGGGGCTGCATCAGCCAGCAAATCGCGGACTGGGAGAAGAAATTCACAAACCTTGGTTTCGATAAACTGGCTGATGCCAAACTACTCGACAGCGCACCAGGTATCGATACCCTCAATACAACGCCTACGGCACCAGCCTTCGTCGAGCCGACGAAGGATAAAGGGATTGCCGCAAGAATTGAAGCGATAAGAGACCTGAATGGACTCGAAGCCTTTGCCATTGCTTCTGCCTACGACAAAGCCAGCAAAGACCCGAAAAACAAGGATCTGACGCTCGCTCAATTTATCGACCAAACAAAAAAACCGGCAGATACCAGGGCGGTAGACGAATTGACTTCCAACGCAGCCAACAACGACATAGACGTATTGACGACCTCGGGCCTGGAGGCTGGCCTGGAAGAAGAGAGCCTGTTACCGCCTGATGATATATCCGAACCAGCCTTGACCCGCACTGCTGACGACTTCACGGTACTGGGAGTCTGGATTGCCAACTGGGCCGATTTGTTTCCGTGGCTGGCAACCGGCTATCTTAATGAGGTAAGCACGGTTGAGGCCGCCCAGCAAATACTCGCTAAACAATGTATGATTCAGGACTTGTTGACCCTGACCAGACTTTACCGCACACTGGCTTCGACCGGACTGAAATACGAACAGTTAGGCATTACGGCTCCGTTCGACCAAATAGCTAACTCATTTAGCCAAGAGTATAGCTGGCTGAAAGATAATCTTGATAAAAACAATGCAGTTCGGCAAAGCTATGGCCAACTTGGAATACAGGCACGGGCTATTTATGGTTTTTGGAATACATACGGATTTCTGCGCGGAGCCGAATTGGGCCTTGGGCTGATGCTTGACGATAAATCGCTGACGACCACTATTTCAAAGCAGGAGGTAGCGGATGATTTCATTTGTCAAACCTACACACTCGAATCCTGTACGTTTGTGACGGATACAAAAACCAACTATAGTGGGTTTGCTTCCTTTCTGAAGTTGTTGCCTTTTATCACGCCCGACGGCAAGGTGTATGTCTTTGGCCCGGCCAATATGCTGGTGAGCGAAGTTACTGATGAGGGCATAGTCTTGTCGAAAAATCCTGCCAAAGCGATGGCGTTTACCGCCGATACAACCAACAAGCTATTGACCAACGGCAACCTGAAACTTTATCCAATACCATTCAGCGGAGCGGAGGGCGTTAGAGAATGGATGGGCCAAAGCGTCAGCACGAACCTGGCGTCGAGCATAACGCTGAAAAAAAGGCTTAATAACGTAAAAGACCAATTAACAGAGCTCAGTACCTATAGTTTCAGCAGCGATAACTGGAATAACGACGCAAACGCACAGGCCCCCTACAGTATCCGGCTAATAAAAACGCAGTACGTCGGACTGATGGAAGCCGCCCAAAGCGTATTTAACGGAAAGCCCCACCCCTAA
- a CDS encoding Aegerolysin (PFAM: Aegerolysin~KEGG: pae:PA0122 hypothetical protein): protein MAYSEWVEIRIYSENMEIKIKNIKLNWGKFYEGPNQDIEITAPVLSDAVIKSGEKYTVWSCGRDGASSGTEGSFELYDGDTQVARFGWICPWSGANSCSLIPGEQENKLYKTARQWSGLTSGPLGTITLSCVKLL, encoded by the coding sequence ATGGCATATTCAGAATGGGTCGAAATCAGGATTTACTCCGAGAATATGGAGATCAAAATCAAAAACATTAAGTTAAACTGGGGTAAATTTTACGAAGGGCCCAACCAAGACATCGAAATTACAGCGCCTGTGCTGTCAGATGCAGTGATCAAGTCAGGTGAGAAATACACGGTCTGGTCGTGTGGGCGAGATGGTGCTTCAAGCGGTACGGAAGGAAGTTTCGAATTGTATGACGGGGATACGCAAGTAGCCCGCTTTGGGTGGATTTGCCCCTGGTCAGGCGCTAATTCCTGTTCATTAATACCTGGCGAGCAAGAAAATAAGCTCTATAAAACCGCCCGGCAGTGGAGCGGCTTAACCAGTGGCCCCCTCGGTACGATAACACTCAGTTGTGTAAAGTTATTATAA